The Providencia rettgeri genome includes a window with the following:
- the mngB gene encoding Mannosylglycerate hydrolase, with product MKTVHLIQHTHWDREWYFTENDSKIVLYYFMNDLIKHLEEDPSLGPFVLDGQTVVLEDYLQVAPERRDCLQKLIKQGRILIGPWYTQTDFLVVGAESITRNLLLGKADCDQWENYMPIGYVPDSFGQSSQLPMFLQEFGINHAVVWRGWCEHDVASSEFIWKSQSGHRVTTAVLPWGYGCAKWLPDNPEKASAVLPAILEKQARFAHSDQILLPNGNDQSPFEYAVPRMLEQLNKVQNDYYFVKSSFSAFFDALQANSSGLPEFEGELLSSKYMRVHRGIFSTRVDIKLLNAQLEQFVSQQLEPLLAINWRLGLPYPQTAIDNIWRKAMQSHAHDSIGGCNSDRVNSMVKARLKDGLESANQLFDLNMKMLARGIEATQEGKKVIIFNSLPHKRDAQVRITLYTPEKQFCIKDDAGRPCRWQLIREEKQDMSLIVQELANSTTTTWYRKCEILLEAKDLPSCGYRTFYLLEGENAGFDTPTYIQAENILENEWLKLEIHQGQLTLTDKRSQQHYPNILRLIDGGDAGDNYNYSPPENDWLISSDGHLEQFDCIRAPLMDSLMLNWLIPVPQNAMARQEKQANAHLTAIMKLSLPHDKAWLDVEITINNTVEDHRIQVEIPTVVQQVFHFADQPFGLIQRENQPAAMKIWRDENWTEAPTALYPMQSLVMQYDDKKGMCVVTKGLREYEIPANQTDIIRVTLLRCVGWLGQANLTWRPGRASGMVLPSPESQIQGLHHFHFAILPIDNGQSAQLWRDIEHWRLPAFGYLDSGWSQFKTNPHYIVFPDIYSLLTWDSELHFSTLKKSTEPRITYFTRVEPK from the coding sequence ATGAAAACGGTACATTTAATTCAACATACGCACTGGGATCGTGAATGGTATTTCACTGAGAATGATTCAAAAATTGTTCTTTATTATTTCATGAATGATTTAATAAAACATTTAGAAGAAGACCCTTCTCTTGGCCCATTTGTCTTAGATGGACAGACTGTAGTGTTGGAAGATTATTTACAGGTTGCACCAGAAAGGCGTGATTGTTTACAGAAATTAATTAAACAAGGTCGAATTCTTATTGGGCCTTGGTATACACAAACGGATTTTTTAGTGGTGGGAGCTGAATCCATTACGCGTAATTTATTATTGGGCAAAGCCGATTGTGATCAATGGGAAAATTATATGCCAATAGGTTATGTGCCTGATTCATTTGGACAAAGTTCGCAACTTCCAATGTTTTTACAAGAGTTTGGCATTAACCATGCGGTGGTATGGCGCGGCTGGTGTGAACATGATGTTGCCAGTAGTGAATTTATTTGGAAATCGCAGTCAGGCCATCGAGTCACTACGGCGGTATTACCTTGGGGGTATGGTTGTGCGAAATGGCTGCCTGATAACCCAGAAAAAGCGTCAGCTGTTTTGCCTGCAATCCTAGAAAAACAGGCTCGGTTTGCTCATTCGGACCAGATATTGTTACCTAATGGTAATGACCAGTCGCCATTTGAGTATGCCGTTCCTAGAATGCTTGAGCAGCTAAATAAAGTACAAAATGACTATTATTTTGTCAAAAGTAGCTTTAGTGCATTTTTTGATGCGCTTCAAGCTAATAGTTCGGGATTACCTGAATTCGAAGGTGAATTACTGAGCTCGAAATATATGCGTGTCCACCGCGGTATTTTTTCCACACGGGTGGATATCAAATTATTAAATGCGCAGTTAGAGCAATTTGTTAGCCAACAACTCGAGCCACTTTTAGCGATTAATTGGCGGCTTGGTTTGCCTTATCCACAAACCGCGATTGATAATATTTGGCGCAAAGCGATGCAGTCGCACGCCCACGACAGTATTGGTGGGTGTAACTCTGACCGTGTTAATAGCATGGTAAAAGCGCGCTTAAAAGACGGCTTAGAAAGTGCGAATCAACTGTTTGATCTGAATATGAAAATGCTTGCTCGTGGGATAGAGGCGACACAAGAAGGTAAAAAAGTGATTATCTTCAATTCATTGCCACATAAAAGAGATGCGCAGGTTCGCATTACACTTTATACACCTGAAAAACAATTTTGTATTAAGGACGATGCAGGAAGACCTTGCCGCTGGCAACTTATTCGCGAAGAAAAACAAGATATGTCATTGATCGTACAGGAACTGGCAAATAGTACGACAACGACATGGTATCGGAAGTGTGAAATATTACTTGAAGCGAAAGACCTGCCTTCCTGTGGTTATCGGACTTTTTATTTACTTGAAGGTGAAAATGCGGGCTTTGACACTCCTACCTATATTCAGGCTGAGAATATATTAGAAAATGAATGGTTGAAGCTCGAAATACATCAAGGGCAGTTGACGCTAACCGATAAACGCAGTCAACAGCATTATCCGAACATTCTTCGGTTAATTGATGGTGGGGACGCAGGGGATAATTATAACTATTCGCCACCTGAAAATGATTGGTTAATCAGTAGTGATGGCCATTTAGAGCAATTTGATTGTATCAGGGCGCCTTTAATGGATTCGCTTATGCTTAATTGGCTGATACCCGTTCCTCAAAATGCGATGGCCCGCCAAGAAAAGCAAGCTAATGCGCATTTAACTGCCATCATGAAACTTTCTTTGCCTCATGATAAGGCATGGTTAGATGTCGAAATCACGATCAATAATACAGTCGAAGACCATCGAATCCAGGTAGAGATCCCTACGGTAGTTCAACAGGTGTTTCATTTCGCAGACCAACCTTTTGGTTTGATCCAACGAGAAAATCAGCCAGCTGCCATGAAAATATGGCGAGACGAAAACTGGACGGAAGCACCAACGGCACTCTATCCAATGCAAAGTTTGGTAATGCAATATGATGATAAAAAAGGTATGTGTGTTGTTACTAAAGGGCTCAGAGAGTATGAGATACCAGCAAACCAAACCGATATTATTCGCGTAACCCTACTGCGTTGTGTGGGTTGGTTAGGCCAAGCCAATCTTACTTGGCGGCCGGGACGTGCATCGGGTATGGTTCTTCCATCACCAGAGTCACAAATTCAGGGGCTCCATCATTTCCATTTTGCCATACTGCCGATAGACAATGGTCAAAGTGCCCAACTTTGGCGTGATATTGAGCATTGGCGTTTACCTGCGTTTGGTTACCTAGACTCTGGTTGGTCTCAATTTAAAACTAATCCTCATTATATTGTTTTTCCTGATATTTATAGTTTACTGACGTGGGATAGCGAGCTGCATTTCAGCACTTTGAAAAAAAGCACAGAACCAAGAATCACTTATTTTACGAGGGTGGAACCCAAGTAG
- the fruA_2 gene encoding EIIBC-Fru: MGQFNGASKLGIGTEIKNAIMTGVSWMLPFVIAGAVIMGIARIGASLYGIDNIWDASHQDATNFVVQMLHKFDGFGGLALSLMLPIVAGYISFAIANKPGLAPGMVGGLLASNLGTGFLGALAAGFIAGYIVRLLAKYTKLPKSLASAGPIFILPVGGTLLTCIIMAFVIGAPLAALNHGMEQWLLSMSGSNKIILAAVIGAMVGFDLGGPVNKAAVTTAMALLASEIYEPNTAAQVAIIIPPIGIGLATLIWAKRFPESLREAGKASTLMGLIGVSEGAIPFALANPKIIIINIVGAATGAAMAVGLGAINHAPISGFYGWLAVDKWPIYILSVAVGSGIITVGSLLIFRGNKTIETKKIETAIPKFKVGR; encoded by the coding sequence ATGGGGCAGTTTAATGGTGCGTCTAAATTAGGTATTGGTACGGAAATTAAAAATGCCATTATGACTGGTGTGTCATGGATGCTGCCATTTGTTATTGCTGGTGCGGTAATTATGGGGATAGCGCGTATTGGTGCATCTTTATATGGCATTGATAATATTTGGGATGCAAGCCATCAGGATGCGACAAATTTTGTGGTGCAAATGCTTCATAAATTTGATGGTTTTGGTGGGTTAGCGTTATCACTCATGTTACCCATTGTTGCGGGTTATATCAGTTTTGCGATTGCGAATAAACCCGGACTAGCGCCAGGCATGGTTGGCGGCCTATTGGCTAGCAATTTAGGGACGGGGTTTTTAGGTGCATTAGCGGCAGGATTTATTGCGGGTTACATTGTTCGTTTATTAGCGAAATATACGAAATTACCCAAATCACTTGCATCAGCAGGACCTATTTTTATTTTACCAGTCGGGGGTACATTACTCACCTGTATTATTATGGCATTTGTGATTGGTGCACCTTTAGCGGCACTTAATCATGGTATGGAACAATGGCTTTTATCAATGTCGGGGTCTAACAAAATTATTCTTGCTGCCGTTATTGGTGCCATGGTTGGATTTGACCTTGGGGGGCCAGTTAATAAAGCGGCTGTAACTACTGCAATGGCATTATTAGCATCGGAAATTTATGAGCCAAATACTGCGGCTCAAGTGGCTATTATTATTCCCCCAATTGGCATTGGCTTAGCAACGTTAATTTGGGCAAAACGTTTTCCTGAGTCATTACGAGAGGCTGGCAAAGCGTCGACATTAATGGGGTTAATTGGTGTTTCAGAGGGTGCAATTCCATTTGCGTTGGCAAATCCAAAAATTATTATTATTAATATAGTTGGTGCAGCAACAGGTGCGGCGATGGCAGTTGGTTTAGGTGCGATAAACCATGCGCCTATTTCAGGGTTTTATGGCTGGTTGGCCGTAGATAAATGGCCGATATATATATTATCGGTTGCTGTAGGATCTGGAATTATCACTGTTGGTTCTTTATTAATATTTCGTGGAAATAAAACGATAGAAACTAAAAAAATAGAAACGGCGATTCCTAAATTTAAAGTCGGACGTTAA
- the ybhT gene encoding Uncharacterized membrane protein ybhT encodes MFELIKSLGFALMMVPVVMFLIMGLIYGLGAFFNLLSKAHVPHHHNTENK; translated from the coding sequence ATGTTTGAACTAATTAAAAGTTTGGGTTTTGCCCTGATGATGGTTCCAGTCGTTATGTTTTTGATCATGGGTTTGATCTATGGCTTGGGCGCGTTCTTTAACTTACTGTCTAAAGCACATGTACCTCATCATCACAACACTGAAAACAAGTAA
- the modE_2 gene encoding Transcriptional regulator modE, translated as MQAEILLTLKLQGSLFADPRRIALLKQIKATGSISQGAKLAGISYKSAWDAINEMNQLTDDILVDRATGGKGGGGTTLTHYGERLLQLYDLLAQIQQKAFDVLKEDNLPLDSLLAAISRFSLQTSARNQFFGTLISRDHMQVQQHVQIRLADNSTVINAALTEQSANRLGLTEGKEVLALIKAPWVKITKQPNPTGFDNYLAGKITTLERGDENSEVIVTLTGGETLCSTMPNSEIDSQSLKINNSVTALFNADQVIIATLC; from the coding sequence ATGCAGGCCGAAATTTTACTCACACTGAAACTACAGGGCAGTTTATTTGCTGATCCTCGCCGTATCGCGCTACTAAAACAAATTAAAGCGACAGGGTCAATCAGCCAAGGCGCTAAACTCGCAGGGATCAGCTATAAAAGTGCTTGGGATGCCATCAATGAAATGAATCAACTCACTGATGATATCCTTGTTGATAGAGCAACAGGTGGCAAAGGCGGTGGCGGCACAACACTCACCCACTATGGTGAAAGATTACTTCAACTTTATGATTTACTGGCGCAAATTCAACAAAAAGCCTTTGATGTACTCAAAGAAGATAATCTCCCTTTAGACAGCTTATTAGCTGCTATTTCACGGTTTTCATTGCAAACCAGTGCCCGTAACCAATTTTTTGGTACTTTAATTTCCCGTGACCATATGCAAGTTCAACAACATGTACAAATTCGCTTAGCCGATAACAGCACTGTGATTAATGCCGCACTAACAGAGCAAAGCGCTAACCGTTTAGGGTTAACCGAAGGTAAAGAAGTTCTCGCATTGATTAAAGCACCTTGGGTAAAAATAACTAAACAACCTAACCCAACAGGCTTTGATAACTACCTTGCAGGGAAAATTACCACTTTAGAGAGAGGTGATGAGAACAGCGAAGTGATAGTGACACTCACAGGCGGTGAAACTTTATGTTCAACCATGCCAAACAGTGAAATTGATAGCCAATCTTTGAAAATTAATAATAGCGTTACTGCACTATTCAATGCTGACCAAGTGATTATTGCCACCCTGTGTTAA
- the sseL gene encoding Deubiquitinase sseL — translation MVAFSTKLSTYFIAELTVEQFNGLFDKEIASETLSSLAKSASNGNLESIDLLHNIALRQDSEGRKAENILFDLFSGKLPAKKGIDKEIQETSKKLYQLHLNTKTKKHLKDSKLTTPSKLLYIVGSAIEKVIDRLGLTKLLMKNEPTESTLWDNNRMTTSDEIDASNKNNPTLPSNMTVNDSIGLIQSGYNLLAEIIEQKVLNSNTLNQFELFPINVNDNHWILFVLYQADPIHQSANNKRKCILFNSYDNVSTDIRKEITVAAKKGGVTEEDITYIEGNIQQNVPNGCGLFVIAAMKQLTENIQQDPDKTLKQFHQDFLNKTIYEQEQFNLHERRQLFSTYYDNEYRPS, via the coding sequence ATGGTGGCCTTTTCGACAAAGCTTAGTACGTACTTTATTGCAGAATTAACAGTCGAACAGTTTAATGGACTGTTTGATAAAGAAATAGCATCTGAAACCTTATCTTCTTTAGCAAAATCGGCTAGTAATGGGAACTTAGAGAGTATCGATTTATTACACAATATCGCTCTACGGCAAGACAGTGAGGGAAGAAAAGCAGAAAATATTCTGTTTGATTTATTTAGCGGAAAGCTGCCTGCAAAGAAAGGTATAGATAAAGAAATACAAGAAACTAGCAAAAAATTATATCAATTACACCTTAATACAAAAACCAAAAAACACCTAAAAGACTCGAAACTAACGACCCCTTCTAAGCTCCTTTATATTGTCGGATCTGCAATAGAAAAAGTTATTGATAGACTTGGTTTAACAAAACTATTGATGAAAAATGAACCTACGGAATCCACTCTTTGGGATAATAACAGGATGACAACAAGTGATGAGATTGATGCAAGCAATAAAAATAACCCAACTTTGCCATCAAATATGACGGTCAATGACTCAATAGGCCTCATCCAAAGCGGGTACAATTTATTAGCAGAAATAATTGAACAAAAAGTCTTGAATAGCAACACATTAAACCAATTCGAATTATTCCCTATCAATGTTAATGATAACCATTGGATCTTATTTGTGCTCTATCAGGCAGATCCAATACATCAATCAGCGAATAATAAAAGAAAATGCATTCTATTTAATTCATACGATAACGTGAGTACCGATATTCGAAAAGAAATAACAGTGGCAGCCAAAAAGGGCGGTGTTACTGAAGAAGATATCACTTACATAGAAGGAAACATCCAACAGAACGTACCTAATGGCTGTGGATTATTTGTTATTGCAGCAATGAAGCAATTAACTGAAAATATTCAGCAAGATCCTGATAAAACGCTCAAACAATTCCACCAAGATTTCTTAAATAAAACAATTTATGAACAAGAGCAATTTAATCTTCATGAACGTCGGCAATTATTTTCTACTTACTACGATAACGAATACCGACCATCATGA
- the modA gene encoding Molybdate-binding periplasmic protein precursor produces the protein MKKGLVSLLAGATLTLTMASHSFAADKITVFAAASLTNALNEISEQYKKDTQVEVVASYASSSTLARQIEQGAPANLFISADQQWMDYAIDKKLMVEDTRYTLLGNELVLIAPKDAKIDKVEINKQTDWKKLLDGGRLAVGDPDHVPVGIYAKEALSNLGAWETVNPLLARTNNVRSGMALVERQEAPLGIVYGSDAVASQKVKVVGVFPADTHKPVEYPMAIVKDQDNQATRDYYEYLKTPAASEVFKRYGFEPRTK, from the coding sequence ATGAAAAAAGGTTTGGTATCACTTCTCGCGGGCGCAACATTGACATTAACGATGGCTAGCCACAGTTTTGCAGCTGATAAAATTACGGTTTTTGCCGCTGCATCACTGACTAATGCATTAAATGAAATCTCAGAACAATATAAGAAAGACACCCAAGTTGAAGTTGTTGCTTCTTATGCATCTTCTTCGACTCTAGCTCGTCAAATTGAGCAAGGTGCTCCCGCTAATTTATTCATTTCTGCTGACCAACAGTGGATGGATTACGCTATTGATAAAAAGTTGATGGTCGAAGATACACGCTATACATTATTAGGTAATGAATTGGTGTTAATCGCACCGAAAGATGCAAAAATTGATAAAGTCGAAATCAATAAACAAACGGATTGGAAAAAATTGCTAGATGGTGGCCGTTTAGCTGTTGGTGATCCTGATCATGTCCCTGTTGGTATTTATGCCAAAGAAGCGTTAAGCAATTTAGGCGCATGGGAAACGGTTAATCCACTATTAGCGCGTACGAATAATGTGCGTAGTGGTATGGCATTAGTTGAACGCCAAGAAGCCCCTTTAGGGATTGTTTATGGTTCTGATGCTGTCGCTAGCCAAAAAGTCAAAGTGGTCGGTGTGTTCCCAGCAGATACACATAAACCTGTTGAATACCCAATGGCAATTGTTAAAGATCAAGATAACCAAGCAACGCGTGATTACTATGAATACTTGAAAACCCCTGCGGCTTCAGAAGTATTCAAACGTTACGGTTTTGAACCTCGAACTAAATAA
- a CDS encoding Uncharacterized ABC transporter ATP-binding protein HI_1470: protein MSTITIQHGNFKLSEIQTLYIQQLNIEKGESWAFIGANGSGKSSLARVLSNELPPLSGVVKNTFTSPVRSSFEQLQKIINEEWQRNNTDMLSDDEDDTGYTAAEIIQFNHKDNEYCLELAARFGISDLLSRRFKYLSTGETRKVLLCQALMGNPDLLILDEPFDGLDVYSRSNLSELLSSLSEKGLTLVLVLNRFDELPDFIENMGVVAGCKLTMAGNRESVLANTLITQLQHSEKIKQLSIPETEDPTADEKLDDTTPRIILKNGTVSYNDKPILHGLNWQVNPNEHWQIIGENGAGKSTLLSLITGDHPQGYSNDLTLFGFRRGSGETIWDIKRHIGYVSNSIHQEYRVATSVLNVIISGFHDSIGLYQTPSDRQIQLAHEWLALLGFSTQTAQQPFHSLSWGQQRLVLIARALVKHPAMLILDEPLQGLDGLNRLLVLRFIDVMLSQGNTQLLFVTHHHEDTPACITHRLTFVPDNGKYRYDIEAL from the coding sequence ATGAGCACAATAACAATACAACATGGCAACTTTAAGCTCAGCGAAATCCAGACTTTATACATTCAACAACTTAACATCGAAAAAGGGGAAAGTTGGGCTTTTATTGGTGCTAATGGCAGCGGTAAATCTTCACTCGCTCGAGTACTTTCCAATGAGCTCCCTCCACTTTCGGGTGTCGTAAAAAATACATTCACCTCTCCAGTTCGTTCATCATTTGAACAATTACAAAAAATCATCAATGAAGAATGGCAGCGCAACAATACAGATATGCTCAGTGATGATGAAGATGACACGGGGTATACCGCTGCTGAAATCATTCAATTTAACCATAAAGACAATGAATATTGTCTCGAACTGGCCGCTCGCTTTGGTATCAGTGACTTACTTTCGCGTCGCTTTAAATACCTTTCTACGGGTGAAACTCGTAAAGTTTTGTTATGCCAAGCATTAATGGGCAACCCTGACCTGTTGATCCTTGATGAGCCATTTGATGGTTTAGATGTCTATTCGAGAAGTAACCTTAGCGAACTGCTTTCAAGTTTGTCTGAAAAAGGCTTAACTTTAGTATTAGTGCTAAACCGCTTTGATGAGCTCCCTGACTTTATTGAAAATATGGGTGTTGTCGCAGGCTGCAAGCTAACGATGGCAGGAAATAGAGAGTCAGTACTCGCTAACACGCTAATCACACAATTACAGCACAGCGAGAAAATTAAACAACTTTCCATCCCTGAAACCGAAGACCCAACCGCAGACGAAAAACTGGATGATACGACGCCTCGTATTATTTTAAAAAATGGGACCGTTAGCTACAATGACAAACCGATACTGCACGGTTTAAATTGGCAGGTAAATCCAAACGAACACTGGCAAATTATCGGCGAAAATGGAGCAGGAAAATCAACGTTACTGAGCTTGATTACAGGAGATCACCCTCAGGGGTACAGTAATGACTTAACCTTATTTGGCTTCCGTCGTGGGTCAGGAGAAACCATATGGGATATTAAGCGCCATATTGGGTATGTCAGCAATAGCATTCACCAAGAATACCGAGTCGCAACCAGTGTACTCAATGTCATTATTTCCGGTTTTCATGATTCTATTGGCTTGTACCAAACACCATCTGACCGTCAAATACAATTAGCACATGAATGGTTAGCTTTGTTAGGTTTTTCAACACAAACAGCTCAGCAACCTTTCCATAGTCTTTCGTGGGGGCAGCAGCGCTTAGTTTTGATTGCTCGAGCGCTAGTTAAACACCCTGCCATGCTGATTTTAGATGAGCCATTACAAGGCTTAGATGGTCTTAACCGATTATTAGTACTGCGGTTTATTGATGTAATGCTAAGCCAAGGTAACACACAACTCCTGTTCGTTACCCATCATCATGAAGATACCCCTGCTTGTATTACGCATCGGCTCACTTTTGTCCCTGATAATGGGAAATACCGTTACGATATTGAAGCCCTCTAA
- a CDS encoding exosortase E/protease, VPEID-CTERM system: MALLVSFVPLLLLIATAAGGLAFEWHFPSWLPAFMLCNLFFVSLAEEALFRGYLQQRLTLWLKSPYLALVITSLLFGAVHFAGGPLLILFATLAGLIYGLAWMWSGKLWLAVSIHFGLNLGHLLFFTYPFKLVTS; the protein is encoded by the coding sequence ATGGCACTATTAGTTAGTTTTGTTCCACTTTTATTGCTAATTGCGACTGCTGCTGGTGGGTTAGCCTTTGAATGGCATTTTCCTAGTTGGTTACCTGCTTTTATGCTCTGTAATCTATTTTTTGTTTCATTAGCAGAAGAAGCGCTATTTCGTGGCTATTTACAGCAACGCCTAACCCTTTGGTTAAAATCACCTTACCTCGCATTAGTTATTACTTCACTGTTATTTGGTGCAGTGCATTTTGCTGGTGGGCCGTTGTTAATTCTCTTTGCTACGTTAGCTGGTTTGATTTATGGCTTAGCTTGGATGTGGAGTGGTAAATTATGGCTGGCGGTATCAATTCATTTCGGGCTGAATTTAGGGCATCTATTATTTTTTACTTACCCATTTAAGTTGGTTACTAGTTAA
- the kdgM_2 gene encoding Oligogalacturonate-specific porin kdgM precursor, which produces MKNLTLGISTLLFCTAANATYIDYRHEWLGDEHRHEDRVKIGHSMQNGTYFSLEGKWRSRDGGFGENLSSKGNEVEVGYKYKATKDFVLTPSFALDSGDKDTAYKFSVKAAYNLTDDFNIGTRLRYGVRHYDNSNKPKKDNQHYWQSNFYLGYKLQDFSLSYDFEYKFDTDYPAYKGKEKDYAHNLNVSWIGNKTWVPYIELGYVSYDDGSYVKNGQTYRDAWQWRYRVGIAYNF; this is translated from the coding sequence ATGAAAAACTTAACTCTAGGTATCTCTACGTTATTATTTTGCACAGCAGCGAATGCGACATATATTGACTATCGTCATGAATGGTTAGGGGATGAGCATCGTCATGAAGATCGTGTCAAAATTGGCCATAGCATGCAAAATGGAACTTATTTTAGCCTTGAAGGAAAATGGAGAAGCCGAGATGGCGGTTTCGGTGAAAACCTATCATCAAAAGGAAATGAGGTTGAAGTCGGTTATAAATATAAAGCCACAAAAGATTTTGTTTTAACTCCTTCTTTTGCGCTAGATTCCGGAGATAAAGATACAGCTTATAAATTCAGTGTCAAAGCAGCTTATAATTTAACGGATGATTTTAATATTGGAACTCGTTTACGTTATGGCGTAAGGCATTATGATAACTCTAATAAGCCTAAAAAAGATAATCAACATTATTGGCAGAGTAATTTTTATTTAGGTTATAAGTTGCAAGATTTCTCATTAAGTTATGACTTTGAATATAAATTTGATACTGATTATCCCGCATATAAAGGTAAAGAAAAGGATTATGCACATAATCTGAATGTGTCTTGGATTGGTAATAAGACATGGGTTCCTTATATTGAATTAGGCTATGTTTCCTATGATGACGGTTCATACGTCAAAAATGGACAAACTTACCGTGATGCATGGCAGTGGCGTTATCGTGTTGGCATTGCATATAACTTCTGA
- the fryA gene encoding Multiphosphoryl transfer protein 1 has translation MKVLTFRCELPNGIHARPASTIEQKTACFQSDILLFNKTKQRQANAKSVLALVGADVTVGDECYFTISGNDENLAYEKLKVFIEQEFIHCDGLMPKKDKPEQGMIPIYLSRTLSQIIQGDGVSKGIAKGRAIYMKSFDLQQISLSEPSSSQSEQCEILKLALQRARQQFSLDIQQADKAAVDILEAQSQLLDDEDIEACLLEPREARNAIAALSMAIEELSLPFRSSSNEYLRQRELDIKDLGLRIARHLGIQSKIQLPKLTEDSIIICQGLLTPSELLALRGEYLQGIVMATGAEISHTVILAQSFSLPLICLSSSMIESIQSAHVLLVDTQYDLLIIEPDVYADNWFKFEKDKLSHLAISTNKPKIDYSVLDPSLIFLDERMESKEEVIKRLTDNLEINHRADSGAQVEQAIWQREEIFSTALGFSIAIPHCKSPFVKHSSISVLRLPNELAWGDNVDVKLVIMLTINDSDENQHMRIFSVLARKLMHESFRNEILNAKKSKYIVDLLKLELGM, from the coding sequence ATGAAAGTACTTACATTTCGTTGTGAGTTACCAAATGGTATTCATGCAAGGCCAGCGAGTACAATTGAGCAAAAAACAGCTTGTTTTCAATCAGATATTTTACTTTTTAATAAAACCAAACAACGCCAAGCCAATGCGAAAAGTGTGCTAGCTCTTGTTGGTGCAGATGTCACTGTTGGTGACGAATGTTATTTTACAATCAGTGGAAATGATGAAAATCTGGCTTATGAAAAACTAAAGGTATTTATTGAGCAAGAGTTTATTCATTGTGATGGATTAATGCCGAAAAAAGATAAACCAGAACAAGGAATGATCCCGATATATCTGAGCCGGACACTATCCCAAATTATTCAGGGTGACGGTGTTAGCAAAGGTATTGCAAAAGGTAGGGCTATCTATATGAAATCTTTTGATTTACAACAGATTTCATTATCAGAGCCATCAAGTTCGCAATCAGAGCAATGTGAAATACTAAAACTTGCGTTACAAAGAGCTCGTCAGCAATTTAGTCTAGACATTCAGCAAGCTGATAAAGCAGCGGTTGATATTCTAGAGGCACAAAGCCAATTATTGGATGATGAGGATATTGAAGCGTGTTTGCTTGAACCAAGAGAGGCGCGTAATGCGATTGCGGCGTTATCAATGGCAATTGAGGAACTCAGCTTGCCATTTCGAAGCAGTAGTAATGAATATTTACGCCAACGTGAGTTAGATATTAAGGATTTGGGATTGCGTATAGCGAGGCATCTTGGTATTCAATCTAAAATACAACTTCCTAAATTAACAGAAGATTCGATTATTATTTGTCAAGGATTACTAACACCAAGCGAATTATTGGCATTGAGAGGTGAATATTTGCAAGGTATTGTGATGGCTACAGGCGCAGAAATATCACATACCGTTATTTTAGCGCAATCTTTCTCTCTTCCTTTAATATGCCTTTCATCCTCTATGATTGAATCAATCCAATCTGCTCATGTTTTATTGGTAGACACGCAATACGATTTATTAATTATTGAACCTGATGTATATGCAGATAATTGGTTCAAGTTTGAAAAAGATAAATTATCTCATTTGGCTATTTCTACGAATAAACCAAAAATTGATTATTCAGTATTGGACCCGTCTTTAATTTTTCTTGATGAAAGAATGGAAAGTAAAGAGGAAGTCATTAAACGATTAACTGATAATTTAGAGATTAATCATCGAGCTGATTCAGGGGCACAAGTTGAACAAGCAATATGGCAGAGAGAAGAGATTTTTAGTACGGCATTAGGTTTCTCAATTGCAATACCGCACTGTAAATCACCTTTTGTTAAACATAGTAGTATTTCAGTATTGCGTTTACCGAATGAGCTAGCGTGGGGAGACAATGTTGATGTTAAATTGGTAATTATGCTAACAATTAATGATTCAGATGAAAATCAGCATATGCGAATCTTTTCTGTTCTCGCACGTAAATTAATGCATGAGTCTTTTAGAAATGAAATATTAAATGCGAAAAAATCAAAATATATTGTTGATTTATTAAAGTTGGAATTAGGGATGTGA